A genomic segment from Glycine soja cultivar W05 chromosome 18, ASM419377v2, whole genome shotgun sequence encodes:
- the LOC114396448 gene encoding beta-catenin-like protein 1 produces the protein MEVAANARNPAAKRKFDDAVSNGVAAPADVDLSLLEAIEKSQNAVEALDLRALKKHVLSFERRLKDNIEARLKYPNQPDRFADSEVELHEELQKLKVLAGAPELYPDLVNLNVVPSIVDLLNHDNTDIAIDVVQLLQDLTDEDVLDDNDDSARVLVDALVDNSALELLVQNLHRLNDSDPDENAAVYGSLATVENMIEVKPAVAELVCEKTKLLKWLLGKIKVREFDSNKQYASEILAILLQSSTVNQKKLGQMNGVDVVLQAVAMYKSKDPKSSDEEEMLENLFDCLCCLLMPLENKERFVKAEGVELMIIIMKQKKLAYGSAIRALDFAMTKYPPACERFVDVLGLKTAFAAFMGKIPLSKKNKKERYQEDLEERIVSLIASLFGGILRGSRRERLLSKFVENECEKIDRLMELYIRYSDRVKAETERLNQVELDDLEMDEDEKYNRKLESGLYTLQLIAVILGHLWCSEHPQMRGRIELLLKQNKLSKKHIKDILQEYHDNIGDLDGPEEKERAQTKIQKFITAL, from the exons ATGGAGGTAGCTGCGAACGCGCGGAACCCCGCCGCTAAGCGAAAATTCGACGACGCCGTTTCTAACGGCGTCGCCGCCCCCGCCGACGTCGATCTCTCCCTCCTCGAAGCCATCGAGAAGTCGCAGAACGCGGTCGAAGCCCTCGATCTCCGAGCCCTAAAGAAGCACGTGCTCTCCTTCGAGCGTCGCCTGAAGGATAACATCGAAGCGCGCCTTAAATACCCTAACCAACCGGACCGCTTCGCCGATTCCGAAGTAGAACTCCACGAAGAGCTTCAGAAGCTGAAGGTCCTCGCCGGCGCGCCGGAGCTCTACCCGGACCTCGTCAACCTCAACGTGGTTCCCTCCATCGTCGACCTCCTCAACCACGACAACACCGACATCGCCATCGACGTCGTGCAATTGCTCCAGGACCTCACCGACGAGGACGTTCTCGACGACAACGACGACTCCGCTAGGGTTTTGGTCGACGCGCTTGTCGACAACAGCGCGCTCGAGCTCCTCGTGCAGAACCTGCACCGCTTGAACGATTCCGATCCCGACGAGAACGCCGCCGTGTACGGCTCCCTCGCCACGGTGGAGAATATGATCGAGGTGAAGCCCGCGGTGGCGGAGCTGGTTTGCGAGAAGACGAAGTTGCTGAAGTGGCTTCTCGGGAAGATAAAAGTGAGGGAATTTGACAGTAATAAGCAGTATGCTTCCGAGATTTTGGCGATTTTGCTGCAGAGTAGTACTGTGAATCAGAAGAAGCTGGGACAGATGAATGGGGTTGATGTGGTGCTTCAGGCTGTGGCTATGTATAAGTCTAAGGATCCGAAGAGTTCCGATGAGGAGGAGATGTTGGAGAATTTGTTTGATTGCTTGTGTTGTTTGTTAATGCCGTTGGAGAATAAGGAACGGTTTGTAAAGGCTGAAGGGGTTGAgttaatgataattattatgaaGCAGAAGAAATTGGCTTATGGGTCGGCCATTAGGGCGCTTGATTTTGCTATGACGAAGTACCCGCCGGCTTGTGAGCGTTTTGTGGATGTTTTGGGGTTGAAGACCGCGTTTGCAGCTTTCATGGGTAAG ATTCCTTTAAGTAAGAAGAACAAGAAAGAAAGGTACCAAGAGGATTTGGAGGAGCGCATTGTGTCACTGATTGCGTCATTATTTG GTGGAATCTTGAGGGGTTCTAGGAGAGAAAGATTATtaagtaaatttgttgaaaatgaGTGTGAGAAGATAGACAGGCTAATGGAACTATACATCAG ATATTCAGATAGAGTCAAAGCAGAAACTGAACGGTTGAATCAAGTTGAGCTTGATGACTTGGAG ATggatgaagatgaaaaataCAACCGTAAACTAGAATCTGGACTATATACTCTTCAG TTGATTGCTGTCATTTTGGGTCATCTTTGGTGCTCAGA GCATCCACAAATGAGAGGGAGAATTGAACTACTTCTCAAGCAGAACAAACTTAGTAAGAAGCATATCAAGGATATACTTCAG GAGTATCATGACAATATTGGTGACCTTGATGGACCGGAAGAGAAGGAGAGAGCACAGACAAAAATTCAGAAGTTCATAACGGCATTATAA
- the LOC114395469 gene encoding protein DJ-1 homolog D-like, which yields MASKRILLLCGDFTEDYEAMVPFQALQAFGLTVDTVCPGRKAGDVCRTAIHGIHGDQTYSEMIGHKFVLNATFDEVDASSYDVLWVPGGRSPEYLSRVPGVLELVTKFVSLGKLIASTCHGPLILAASGVLKGRKCTGFPSLKPVLVDAGADWVDPDTMTTTVEDGGFITSTTYEGQPEIISLLVKALGGKISGTKKKILFICGDFVEDFQAKVPFQSLQSLGCHVDAICPSKFAGDFCPTAVHDFEGDQTYSEKHGHHFDLTVAFDDVDPSDYDALVIPGGRSPEYLSLMDPVLDLVRHFFLNNKPVGSIGHGQQILAAAGVLKGRKCTAYPDVKLHVVLSGATWLEPDPISRCFTDGNLVTGAAWQGLPEFIAQLMALLGIRVSF from the exons ATGGCTTCTAAAAGGATTCTTCTCCTTTGTGGGGATTTCACTGAAGACTATGAA GCCATGGTTCCATTTCAGGCATTGCAGGCCTTCGGTCTCACCGTTGACACCGTGTGTCCCGGAAGGAAAGCCGGTGATGTCTGCCGCACCGCCATCCATGGAATTCACGGCGACCAG ACTTACTCTGAGATGATTGGTCACAAATTTGTACTCAATGCAACGTTTGATGAAGTTGATGCTTCAAGCTATGATGTGTTGTGGGTGCCGGGTGGCAGGTCTCCTGAGTATCTTTCTCGTGTTCCTGGTGTTCTGGAACTGGTGACCAAGTTTGTAAGTTTAGGAAAACTAATTGCTAGCACTTGTCATGGACCTTTGATTCTGGCAGCTTCTGGAGTGCTTAAAGGTCGCAAATGCACGGGTTTTCCTTCTCTTAAACCAGTGTTGGTTGATGCTGGAGCTGATTGGGTTGATCCTGACACCATGACAACAACAGTGGAGGATGGTGGATTCATTACTTCAACTACTTATGAAGGGCAACCGGAGATTATTAGCCTTCTTGTGAAGGCATTAGGAGGCAAAATAAGTGGcaccaaaaagaaaattctcTTTATTTGTGGG GATTTCGTGGAAGATTTCCAGGCCAAGGTTCCTTTTCAGTCCCTTCAGTCTTTAGGATGCCATGTCGATGCAATTTGCCCCTCAAAGTTTGCTGGTGACTTTTGTCCAACTGCTGTTCATGATTTTGAAGGAGATCAAACTTACAGTGAGAAGCATGGGCATCATTTTGATTTAACAGTAGCCTTTGATGATGTGGATCCTTCAGACTATGATGCTCTTGTCATCCCTGGAGGTCGATCACCTGAGTATTTGTCATTGATGGATCCAGTCCTTGACTTGGTGAGGCATTTCTTTTTAAACAATAAGCCAGTGGGGTCTATCGGTCATGGCCAACAGATTTTAGCTGCTGCTGGTGTTCTAAAG GGAAGGAAATGTACTGCTTATCCCGATGTGAAGCTTCATGTGGTTCTGTCAGGAGCAACATGGCTGGAGCCTGACCCCATAAGCCGTTGCTTCACTGATGGAAATCTAGTTACTGGAGCTGCATGGCAAGGGCTCCCTGAGTTCATTGCTCAGCTGATGGCACTACTTGGTATTCGAGTATCTTTCTAG
- the LOC114396434 gene encoding antifungal protein ginkbilobin-like protein produces MVQLKLVALTLSILWPWWSFDGAVGDPQLFLLKWDCSGFKVPNLSNFYQNLNASLADLRTQVSNQSKIFATAQSTIGSDPVYAMFQCRNYLNNTDCTTCLATATAKVRNCSTGANGVRVIYDGCFLRYTSIYYFFSHPFP; encoded by the coding sequence ATGGTACAACTCAAGCTGGTAGCCCTAACCCTGTCGATACTGTGGCCATGGTGGAGCTTTGATGGTGCAGTAGGAGACCCTCAACTCTTTTTACTCAAATGGGATTGCAGCGGATTCAAGGTACCCAACTTGTCCAACTTCTACCAAAACCTAAACGCAAGTTTGGCAGACCTGAGAACACAGGTCAGCAACCAAAGCAAGATCTTTGCCACGGCTCAATCAACCATTGGATCGGATCCTGTCTATGCTATGTTTCAATGCAGGAACTACCTCAACAACACTGACTGCACCACCTGCCTCGCCACGGCTACCGCCAAAGTCCGCAACTGCTCCACCGGAGCCAACGGTGTCCGTGTCATTTATGACGGCTGCTTCCTTAGGTACACTTCCATCTATTATTTCTTCAGCCATCCATTCCCATAG
- the LOC114396507 gene encoding protein DJ-1 homolog D-like gives MAPKKVLLLCGDFMEDYEAMVPFQALQAFGLAVDAVCPGKKSGDVCRTAVHVLAGAQTYSETVGHNFSLNATFDEVDAASYDGLWVPGGRAPEYLAHVPGVVELVTKFVSLGKQIASICHGQLILAAAGVVKGRTCTAFPPVKPVLVAAGAHWVEPDTEAATVVDGDLITAATYEGHPELIRHFVKALGGKISGFDKKILFICGDYMEDYEVKVPFQSLQALGCHVDAVCPSKKAGDTCPTAVHDFEGDQTYSEKPGHTFALTATFDDVDPSGYDALVIPGGRAPEYLALNESVIALVKYFFENKKPVASICHGQQILSAAGVLKGRKCTAYPAVKLNVVLSGATWLEPDPISRCFTDGNLVTGAAWPGHPEFIAQLIALLGIQVSF, from the exons ATGGCCCCGAAGAAGGTTCTTCTCCTTTGCGGGGACTTCATGGAAGACTATGAA GCCATGGTTCCATTTCAGGCATTGCAAGCCTTCGGTCTCGCCGTCGACGCCGTCTGTCCCGGAAAGAAATCCGGCGATGTCTGCCGCACCGCTGTCCATGTACTTGCCGGCGCCCAG ACTTATAGTGAGACGGTTGGTCACAATTTTTCACTCAATGCAACGTTTGATGAAGTTGATGCTGCAAGCTATGATGGGTTGTGGGTGCCAGGTGGGAGGGCTCCAGAGTATCTTGCTCATGTTCCTGGTGTTGTGGAACTGGTGACCAAGTTTGTCAGTTTGGGAAAACAAATTGCTAGCATTTGTCATGGACAGTTGATTCTGGCTGCTGCTGGAGTGGTTAAAGGCCGCACGTGCACGGCTTTTCCTCCTGTTAAACCCGTGCTAGTTGCTGCTGGTGCTCATTGGGTTGAACCTGACACTGAGGCAGCAACAGTGGTAGATGGTGATCTCATTACTGCAGCTACTTATGAGGGGCACCCGGAGCTCATTCGCCATTTCGTGAAGGCATTAGGAGGCAAAATAAGTGGTTTTGATAAGAAAATCCTCTTTATTTGTGGG GATTACATGGAAGATTATGAGGTCAAGGTTCCTTTTCAGTCCCTTCAGGCTTTAGGATGCCATGTTGATGCTGTTTGCCCCTCAAAGAAGGCCGGTGACACTTGCCCAACCGCTGTTCACGATTTTGAAGGGGATCAAACTTACAGTGAGAAACCAGGACATACTTTTGCTTTAACAGCTACCTTTGATGATGTGGATCCCTCAGGTTATGACGCTCTTGTCATCCCTGGAGGTCGAGCACCTGAGTATTTGGCATTGAACGAGTCAGTCATTGCCTTGGTGAAGTATTTCTTTGAAAACAAGAAGCCAGTGGCATCTATCTGTCATGGCCAACAGATTTTATCTGCTGCTGGTGTTCTCAAG GGAAGGAAATGTACTGCTTATCCGGCTGTGAAGCTTAATGTGGTTCTGTCAGGAGCAACATGGCTTGAGCCTGACCCTATAAGCCGATGCTTCACTGATGGAAATCTAGTTACTGGAGCTGCATGGCCAGGGCACCCTGAGTTCATTGCTCAGTTGATAGCACTACTTGGTATTCAAGTATCTTTCTAG
- the LOC114396237 gene encoding cold-responsive protein kinase 1-like → MPRSSILCGNHTADESTTFSEAGQQVLMDLQIATPKITGFYAATKTQVAGGAIYAIAQCAETLTQDSCLDCLSVEHSSIQGCLPKTNGRAFDAGCFMRYSETPFFADNQTIDINPFLKQGGSPSKKWAIFGGGVGGAVLVVTLLSLFLRWRRRSQSPKRAPRGNILGATELKAATKYKYSDLKVATKIFSEKNKLGEGGFGAVYKGTMKNGKVVAVKKLISGKSNKIDDDFESEVMLISNVHHRNLVQLLGCCSKGQDRILVYEYMANNSLDKFLFGKRKGSLNWRQRLDIILGTARGLAYLHEEFHVSIIHRDIKSGNILLDEQLQPKISDFGLVKLLPGDQSHLSTRFAGTMGYTAPEYALHGQLSEKADTYSYGIVVLEIISGQKNIDVKVVDDDDGEDEYLLRQAWKLYERGMHLDLVDKSLDPNNYDAEEVKKVIDIALLCTQASAAMRPTMSKVVVLLSSNYFVEHMKPSMPIFIESNLRSHRDISA, encoded by the exons ATGCCTCGCAGCAGCATACTTTGTGGAAATCATACAGCAGATGAAAGCACAACTTTCAGTGAAGCTGGACAGCAAGTGTTGATGGATCTACAGATAGCAACACCAAAAATTACTGGCTTCTATGCAGCTACCAAGACACAAGTGGCTGGTGGTGCAATCTATGCCATTGCACAATGTGCAGAAACTCTCACACAAGATAGTTGTTTGGATTGCTTGTCAGTTGAACATAGCAGCATACAAGGTTGTCTTCCCAAAACAAATGGTAGGGCATTCGATGCTGGGTGCTTTATGAGATACTCGGAGACACCCTTCTTTGCTGATAACCAAACCATTGATATCAACCCCTTCTTAAAACAAG GAGGAAGTCCAAGCAAGAAGTGGGCAATTTTTGGTGGTGGTGTTGGAGGTGCAGTCCTTGTTGTGACCCTTCTTTCATTATTTCTCCGGTGGCGTAGAAGATCCCAAAGTCCCAAGAGAGCTCCTAGAG GTAACATATTGGGAGCAACTGAGTTGAAAGCTGCAACCAAGTACAAGTATAGTGACTTGAAAGTTGCAACAAAAATTTTTAGTGAGAAAAATAAGCTAGGAGAAGGAGGCTTTGGCGCTGTATACAAG GGGACAATGAAAAATGGGAAAGTTGTTGCAGTCAAAAAGTTAATTTCAGGAAAATCCAACAAGATAGATGACGATTTTGAAAGTGAAGTAATGCTTATAAGTAATGTTCACCACAGAAATCTGGTTCAACTTCTTGGTTGTTGTAGTAAAGGCCAAGACAGAATTCTTGTTTACGAATACATGGCAAACAACAGCCTTGACAAATTCTTATTTG GTAAAAGAAAAGGTTCACTCAACTGGAGACAACGCTTAGATATAATTTTGGGCACAGCAAGGGGATTGGCCTATCTACAtgaggaatttcatgtgtctatCATACATAGAGATATTAAGAGTGGGAATATCCTCTTGGATGAACAACTTCAGCCtaaaatttctgattttgggTTGGTGAAGCTCCTTCCAGGGGACCAATCTCATCTTAGCACAAGATTTGCAGGGACAAT GGGATACACAGCACCTGAGTATGCACTTCACGGTCAATTATCAGAAAAGGCTGATACATACAGCTATGGAATTGTAGTGCTAGAAATCATTAGTGGTCAAAAGAATATTGATGTGAaggttgttgatgatgatgatggtgaggATGAATACCTTCTTCGACAA GCATGGAAGTTGTATGAGAGAGGCATGCACTTGGATTTAGTGGACAAAAGCTTAGACCCTAATAACTATGATgcagaagaagtgaagaaagtTATAGACATTGCTTTGTTGTGCACTCAAGCATCGGCTGCAATGAGGCCAACCATGTCTAAAGTAGTAGTTCTACTTAGTAGCAATTACTTTGTTGAGCATATGAAACCTTCAATGCCTATCTTTATTGAGTCGAATTTGAGGTCCCATAGAGATATCTCTGCTTGA
- the LOC114396431 gene encoding cold-responsive protein kinase 1-like, which yields MILQLKLLALSLIWWSSINVEYAVAATRNPRLINTGCSQVNASNPGSFFANVNDSILEMREEISNDNKHFGTAYKARGEVLTYAMFQCRNYVSKNDCLACFNTASTQIRNCSKANGARVIYNDCFLRYESERFYQQTNEIGGGVTCGNKSSNATGFRAVGQQALVDLQTATPKIKGFYAATKTQVEGGSAIYAIAQCVETASPQKCLDCMQVGYNNLQSCLPSTDGTAYDAGCFMRYSTTPFFADNQTIDIRPYLKEGGSSKKWAIIGGVVGGVVLLLLLFAWRLFTKPKRVPKADILGATELKGPVNFKYKDLKAATKNFSADNKLGEGGFGAVYKGTLKNGKVVAVKKLVLGKSNKMKDDFESEVKLISNVHHRNLVRLLGCCSIGQERILVYEYMANSSLDKFLFGDKKGSLNWKQRYDIILGTARGLAYLHEEFHVSIIHRDIKTGNILLDDDLQPKIADFGLARLLPKDRSHLSTKFAGTLGYTAPEYAMQGQLSEKADTYSYGIVVLEIISGQKSTDVKISDEGREYLLQRAWKLYERGMQLDLVDKRIELNEYDAEEVKKIIEIALLCTQASAATRPTMSELVVLLKSKGLVEDLRPTTPVYVETNMMNRESISTGSPSNATISISVLSAR from the exons ATGATTCTTCAACTTAAACTTTTGGCCTTAAGTTTGATATGGTGGAGCAGTATTAATGTTGAATATGCAGTTGCAGCCACACGTAACCCACGTCTAATAAACACTGGGTGTAGCCAAGTTAACGCTTCCAACCCGGGTAGCTTCTTTGCAAATGTCAATGATTCGATCTTAGAGATGAGAGAAGAAATTAGCAATGATAACAAGCACTTTGGCACAGCATATAAAGCCAGGGGAGAGGTGCTAACATATGCTATGTTTCAATGCAGAAACTATGTCTCCAAAAATGACTGTCTTGCTTGCTTCAACACGGCCTCCACCCAAATTCGCAACTGCTCCAAAGCCAACGGCGCCAGAGTCATCTACAATGACTGCTTCCTCAG GTATGAGAGTGAGAGGTTCTACCAACAGACGAATGAAATTGGTGGTGGGGTAACATGTGGGAACAAGAGTTCAAATGCCACAGGTTTTAGAGCAGTTGGACAACAAGCACTAGTGGACCTTCAAACAGCAACACCTAAAATTAAAGGTTTCTATGCAGCTACTAAGACACAGGTGGAGGGTGGTAGTGCAATTTATGCCATTGCACAGTGTGTTGAAACTGCCTCCCCACAGAAATGTCTGGATTGCATGCAAGTTGGATACAACAACTTACAAAGTTGCCTTCCAAGCACAGATGGTACAGCATATGATGCTGGCTGTTTTATGAGATACTCCACCACACCTTTCTTTGCTGATAATCAGACCATTGATATCAGACCCTATTTAAAAGAAG GAGGTTCAAGCAAGAAGTGGGCTATTATAGGTGGTGTCGTAGGAGGTGTTGTTCTCCTCCTTCTGTTGTTTGCTTGGAGATTGTTTACAAAACCAAAGAGGGTTCCCAAAG CTGACATATTGGGAGCAACTGAGTTGAAAGGTCCAGTTAACTTCAAGTATAAAGATTTGAAAGCtgcaacaaaaaatttcagtgCTGACAATAAACTTGGAGAAGGAGGTTTTGGTGCTGTATACAAG GGTACTCTGAAAAATGGAAAAGTTGTTGCTGTCAAGAAACTAGTGTTGGGGAAATCAAACAAGATGAAGGATGATTTTGAAAGTGAAGTGAAGCTTATAAGTAATGTTCATCATCGAAATCTCGTTAGACTTCTTGGCTGTTGCAGCATAGGCCAAGAGAGAATCCTAGTTTATGAATACATGGCAAATAGCAGCcttgacaaatttttatttg GTGACAAAAAAGGTTCCCTCAATTGGAAACAACGCTATGATATAATTTTAGGCACAGCAAGGGGACTAGCATATCTACATGAGGAGTTCCATGTGTCCATCATTCATAGAGATATAAAGACCGGTAATATCCTTCTAGATGATGATCTACAGCCCAAAATTGCTGATTTTGGGTTGGCAAGGCTTTTGCCAAAGGATCGTTCTCATCTTAGCACAAAATTTGCAGGAACACT GGGATACACAGCACCTGAGTATGCAATGCAAGGTCAATTATCAGAGAAGGCTGATACCTACAGCTATGGTATTGTGGTCCTAGAAATCATAAGTGGTCAAAAGAGTACTGATGTGAAGATTAGTGACGAGGGTCGTGAGTACCTTCTTCAACGA GCATGGAAACTGTATGAGAGAGGCATGCAGTTGGATCTTGTGGACAAGCGCATAGAACTTAATGAATATGACgcagaagaagtgaagaaaatCATAGAAATTGCGTTATTATGCACGCAAGCATCAGCTGCAACAAGGCCAACAATGTCTGAATTAGTAGTGCTGCTCAAAAGCAAGGGCTTAGTGGAGGACTTGCGACCAACTACGCCTGTGTATGTTGAAACGAATATGATGAACCGGGAAAGCATCTCTACTGGTTCTCCATCCAATGCTACTATTTCCATTTCTGTTCTATCAGCCCGTTGA